DNA sequence from the Xenopus tropicalis strain Nigerian chromosome 4, UCB_Xtro_10.0, whole genome shotgun sequence genome:
ACCTGCACTGTGATCTCCCATCTGGcagaaacagggttggactgggctggctgGCACCAAGAAAAAGAAACCCGGGGGGCCCCAGCCCTCATGGGCCCCGCAGCCCCTCCACCCCAACCACTGCCTCTGCCAAATGCAGGCCAACCCACCCCCACTCCCCCATCATGGCCACAAGCAGTAACTGTGGTACGCAGTGGAGGGGTTTGACATCACAACTGGGGTAGGGGGCCCCCAGGTAGCAGTCCCAGTGGGACAGAAAAAGCCTCTGTAACCATACACATCCCTATATTGTATAATGAGCTATATTTAATTAGGATTTAGGAAATATAACTGCAGCACTGGTAGActcaacatttatttaaaaaacttaaaaatacaATTATGCTACAACATGTCAAAACACTGCATTGGTTAGTAAGTACATATGAAACACAGAacaatttttcagttatttaaaggGTTTCTGGATCAGTTGCAGCAGCTGCACTTCTCATTCCCTGGTGCACACTGGCAGCCCTTGCTGCATTTACTGCACTCAGTCGGACAGCATGAACAGCAGCCTGTGGGAAAGAGAAACCATCAGAATCAGGGTAATAAGTAACAGAAGTCTCATGAGGAGTAGGCACTCTGGCATATTAACATCATAGATCCCAGAAAAAGCAGGTATTGCCACTGGCATATAAACCACAGacaaacaaacaacatttttGGATCTCCCTTTCATTAACTTGTTTCCTATATTTATCGCTTAGTGGCAAATTTGTAGTCAAAAAAAGCGAAAAGCTAATATGTTTTAACAACTGTCCTTCATCCCCCTTTCCATTCCTAAAGATGAATAAAGTTGGTTTGCGTTTGGTTTTTCATACAGACACTAGTACTTACTTTTCTTGCAGCTAGTGCACTTGCAGTTTGCGCATTTGCAGGAATCTCCGCAAGAACAGGTAGCACCTAGATTTAAAAACAGAGAGCCCATTAAAGACTGCAGGACAAACCAAAACCTACCTGTATAAAGAAGCCTATCTAATGTACCATGAATTACCTCAATTCAACATATAATGAAAGACAACAACCAGTTCTCCCCAGCAAcattgttttctaaattgtaagTTATAAAGCTTTTGCAGGCTGAGCCCTTTATCCCTccagttttattatatttattgaaaGCCCCCTGTTTACATAATGTAATTGTAATGCACTGCTTAACCTActggtactgtatatataaataaatgatggtgaTGAAACAAAGCCTTATATAATGTTCATCAGTTTAAAATTTAGCAGTACAAATTACACAACTAACAGTTCTTGACACAACAGTGCCATATATAATATTGCTGCAACTAAACTAAGCTGCAATAGGGCTTGGTTTAATAAACCCAAATGTACCCTATTGTATTTTTAGAGATCAGCCATAGTTGTTCTCACCTAAGTATTAAAATGAGCACCATCTGGTAGCCgaattaaataacatttacttCTCTATAAAGAACAATGCGTAATCAATGCCCCTGTTTTACTGCCAGAACAAGTTATTCCATAAGGTATCCCCTAACCCCAAGACAAGAGCATTTCCCTTAGAGTCATGAACAATATCTGCTTACCATTTGCACAGTCGCAGCTCTGAGGGTCCATTGCTTCTCAGATTAGTAACAATCAATGTGCGTCTCTAATGATTCTGTGGGAAGCTGTGTAAAGGCTACTGCTGTGACTCCTCTTTATACACAAAGCCTGTGGCTGAGTGCAAAGGAGCAGAGACACCACCCCCTGCAGCACGTGTGCACTGCCACAGCACAAACAAACCGTCAGCAGCAGTGTGCACACTGCATACTCATAGCACAGACAGAGCCGAGTGCATTGTAGCTCAGAAGTCAACCTAACAGCAGTCTTAGGAAGGAATGAGAGAACATTGAACACCCAGTTTCTATACAATAGTCATTTCCAGCATTGTTACTTTTTTcttatatgtatgtgtttgtgttctCAGACGTGTTAAGGTGGCCACCATAGGCAGAATTCAGTTACCTACTCCTTCCccaattttctgaaatatcttTTACAACCTTTTTCCACaaattctttctctttctctactTTTCCCATACCCTAGCTTCTCCTATTCACCCTGAACACTAgctatgtatgggcacccctggcGGGCCAATGCGACTGATATCTGTCCTAAAATTTGCCAGAtgccgattgggcaggtttgattctctGTCGGATCatggaccacatcggctcgttgatgtggtccttggtctgatggcacctttaggtgggcatatcgggaaaagatccatctactgtacagcgctgcgtacataagtagcgatttataaataaagatatacatacatacatgtatggccaccttaagatatgaTTACTTTTACACATAGCAAGTGTCCAGGGTGAATAGGAGAAGCTAGGGTATGGGTAAAAGTAGAGAAAGAATTTGTGGAAAATGGTTGTAAAAGATTTTAGAAAAGTGGGGAAGGAGTAGGATAAGAGGTAGGGGGCTGGAattatatcaatatatagaacaggGACTGAATGGGGTCAATAAAGGGCAGCTATCACATCAATAATGAGCTGGACAGTTGCTCGTTATGCATATGAGTGTGCTTCAACGTGGCCGCCTGCACTGCGGGCTCCCTTATGATGCATaatatagaacagtgctgtccaacttctgtggtgccgagggccggaatttctctagcatacatggtggagggccgctaatgga
Encoded proteins:
- the LOC100495370 gene encoding metallothionein-like gives rise to the protein MDPQSCDCANGATCSCGDSCKCANCKCTSCKKSCCSCCPTECSKCSKGCQCAPGNEKCSCCN